Part of the bacterium genome, CCTGGACGATCTGCCCGCGCCGGCGTGGGATCTGTTTCGCGTCGAGGACTATCCATGCCCGCCGCGCTTCATGATGCAGGGGCCGCTCGTTACGCTGGCCGCATCGCGCGGCTGCCCGTGGGATTGCACCTACTGTTCGCAGAACGCGCTGACGCCGGGCGTGCGTCGCCGCGATATCGCCCGCGTGGTGGACGAAATCGAAACGACGCACCGCGAACGCGGCGTGACGAACTTCGGCTTTGTCGACGCGATCTTTCCGCTGAAGGCCGCGGACGGCTTCGCGTTCGCCGCGATGATGAAGGAGCGGGGTTTGGTCGATCGGGTGCGCTGGGGCACGGAGACGCGGTGCGACCTGGTGTCGCGCGAGATGCTCGCCGAACTCAAGAGCGCGGGCTGCCGATTTTTGATGTACGGATTCGAGAGCGCAAGCCGCGCCACGCTCGACGCGGTCGACAAGCGCGCCGACCCGAAGCAGGCAATCGACGTGATGCGCTGGAGTAAGGAGATCGGCATCGGCACGTACGGGCTGTACATGATCGGCTTCCCCGGCGAGACGCGCGAAATGGCGCGCGAGACGATTCGCTTCGCAAAGGCGCTCGACACCGACGTGGCGAGCTTCGCGCGCGTGACGCCGTACCCCGGCTCGCCGATGTACGAACAGCACAAGGCGACGCTTGGCGACGTGCCGGCGCATCAGTGGAATAACCAGTATCGCGCCGAGCCGGGCGAGGCCGGGTGGCGCCTGCCGGGAATGTCGTCGGAGGAAATCGGCGCGCTGCTGCGCGAGGCGAACCTGTCGTACTACTTGCGCCCGCGCCTGATCTGGCGGCACCTGCGCCGCGGGACGATCTCGATCGGCGAGATGGCGCGTGGTTTTGCCGCGCTTGCGCACGACGCGGCCTGGCGTGCTCGCGAAGCGCTTCGCCCAAGGAGCGCGGGCGTTCCGCCTGTGTAAACTCCCGGTCCGCCGAGCCTGTTCGAAAGGGCGGTATGGACCGCGCACTCCGGCTTCGCCTTCGTTTGCGGCTCTGACATCGCCGGTGGCGGCGCGCTACGTTTCGGATGCGCGCAGTCCCGCCCGCAGCACGCGCAGGCCCTGCCGCAGGTATCTCGCCAGCACGCGCGCGTCGCGGATGCGCGTGATGCGGCGAAGCAGGTAGCGAGGCCGCCAATAGAACGCGCGGTAGAACACGGATTGCCATGCGCGCAGTTCCGCGAGCGAAACGCCGTTCGCGTGCGAGTCGGTACGGTCGGCGTCGTCGTTTGGCGTTGCGCCCCGCAGCGCCTTTTCC contains:
- a CDS encoding radical SAM protein, which encodes LDDLPAPAWDLFRVEDYPCPPRFMMQGPLVTLAASRGCPWDCTYCSQNALTPGVRRRDIARVVDEIETTHRERGVTNFGFVDAIFPLKAADGFAFAAMMKERGLVDRVRWGTETRCDLVSREMLAELKSAGCRFLMYGFESASRATLDAVDKRADPKQAIDVMRWSKEIGIGTYGLYMIGFPGETREMARETIRFAKALDTDVASFARVTPYPGSPMYEQHKATLGDVPAHQWNNQYRAEPGEAGWRLPGMSSEEIGALLREANLSYYLRPRLIWRHLRRGTISIGEMARGFAALAHDAAWRAREALRPRSAGVPPV